The following proteins come from a genomic window of Triticum aestivum cultivar Chinese Spring unplaced genomic scaffold, IWGSC CS RefSeq v2.1 scaffold114352, whole genome shotgun sequence:
- the LOC123176540 gene encoding ricin B-like lectin R40C1, which yields MRHGEDIKDEYEQPAFALVNKATGEAIQHSLEKGHPVRLAAYDPDCPDESVMWTESEDVGDDFHCIRMASNIQLNFDAVHGGEDESVVQDGTTIILFDWVEGDNQRWKIVPW from the exons ATGAGGCACGGTGAAGACATCAAGGACGAGTATGAGCAGCCTGCGTTtgccctggtgaacaaggccaccGGTGAAGCCATCCAGCATTCCCTGGAAAAGGGCCACCCT GTTCGCCTTGCGGCATACGACCCGGACTGCCCGGACGAGTCGGTGATGTGGACGGAGAGCGAGGACGTCGGCGACGACTTCCATTGCATCCGCATGGCGAGCAACATCCAGCTCAACTTCGACGCCGTCCATGGCGGCGAGGACGAGAGCGTGGTGCAGGACGGCACCACCATCATCCTGTTTGACTGGGTCGAGGGAGACAACCAGCGCTGGAAGATCGTTCCCTGGT AG